Genomic window (Arachis hypogaea cultivar Tifrunner chromosome 13, arahy.Tifrunner.gnm2.J5K5, whole genome shotgun sequence):
ACTATATAATCAAATCATGTGTTATCAAAATATAGTTTATTCATAAAGAATTGATGACTTTATTATATTAGatgatttaatattattattgttgttattgttattttaaaaaagattatgTAATACACAAAATAggcactaaattaattattatatattatatatttatatataaatatattatttaatttatttataatatatattttgtatttcaatttgtaatttatgtATTTTGCATTTGTAATATGTATTTTTGCATTTCAACTTGAGCTTTACTCTATAAATATTgatgtttttattattaaaatcaaaacTAAAACGGTGAAATGTATATCGGTATCAATCTACATCAACTTTCTATTGGGTAAGGCTTCAACAAAATGAACAAAGCAGATGAGAAGAGACACAAAACAGTGACTGCATGTATAtcactctttctttttttttttttttttttttttttgggtcagagAGTAATATCACTCTTTCAAGTAGCATAAGGTCGTCTTGGTTGGACCCCCCAGATTAATTGTATGATGTAATTAGGTTTTCAGCTACAAAATCAAGAGGGAATGGTGCTAAAGGAGAGGCATAAGCATAAGGGGTTTTTTTTGGCTTGGGAGCATATTTCTCTTTTTGTGATAAACCAGGGATATGGGCCTACACTGGGCTTTTGGGTCTGGGGTAATTATTTGTACCCAAGTAACGCAAATTGAGTTTACAGAATAAATTTTTTGTAGATTTTGTTTTGGGCATTTAGCCCAATTTGTTCATTCAAAAAACATAAGCCTCAAGCAAACGACGCCGTTAGAGGGGAGCGAGTCACGCTCACATTTCTTACAAACACTCTAGGGTTCAATAAACGAGAATTTTGGAGTGTCTTTTCTTCAATCTTCATATATAGTTAGCTCGGCACtcgtttttcttccttcttccatttctatttctctttctctctcgctCAGCTGCTATCCAATCAGTTCCATGGCGCCGCCACCTGGACCTTATTCTGGCACAAGCACCTTAGCTTTGGTACGGATTCTAATTTCCCCTTTTCACTCTCTGTTTCTCTATCAAAAAAGTTAAGGTACGAATTAAGTTGAATTCTTTCTGTTTTTACGGAAATCTTGTGTGTTCTCAGGTCGCTCGAGCTTCCGCTTTCTCGTTCGGCCTTGTTTATGGAAGCATTAAGCTCAAATACCTCAAGGTATTCTCGCGAATCCTTTATTTGCATATGATCGTTGATTGTTCGATTAGTGGTTAGGGTTTTTCTTTTTGGCAATTCCATGATCTCGGCGAATTTGACCTGTTACTGAATGTTGATCTGAATTGCAATTCACGCACGTTTTGTAATCACTGCATTCATAAAATCGAGTGGTGGTTTCTCTGTTTTGAGCTGCAATAGTGTTTGGAACGCGTGTGATGTGAGGTTGTCTCAATTTGATTTATCTCGTGCATCAGCGAAGCACCATTTCTGATGAAAAtgaagttttattttagtttattttatttgactGAAGAACAATCGTTGCTCGTTAGTGTTGCGTATGGCGGTGAATCAAAACTTTACTGATTACAGATCCTACTTTAAGGATAGATCTGCAGTCCTTGCTTCGATTAAGTCATATTGCTTCTCGCTTGAGTGACTATTTAGTCAATAATATTAGACTCGCTGTATTTCTAAGTACCTAAGTAGTCCCATTGTTGCTGGGCAAAATGTTCATACACCCTTGAGCTAATATTCTCTTTGGTTTACAGATGATATAAATAAATGATATGCTGTGCTATgttgtgtttttaatttttattactagcTTTGTAAGCTTAAGGCTATGTTTGGATATGTCATGATGTGTGAAATGGAAGGGAATATGATCGAAtggaaacacagaatataaggtTTGGTTACAGTTTTTTGTTTGTATTTCAATTGATGGGTGCTATGTATAGGAATGTGCTGAAATGAAATGAAATGGAATGAGATGGAGTACATGTTCCATGTCATTTTTTTGGATATAAAAGAATGGAGTATGGTGGAATAGATCTTCCATTCCATTCCATTCCATCTCATCCCTTCCTTCCACTCAAAGTTTGAGGGGAAGAAAAATTGAGCACAATAGGCTAGAATTTATTATCACTGCATCCTATAATGAAATGGAGGAGTTGAGTGGTCTGCAATTAAGCAGAGATTCCAAATCATTGTTCGAGTATTTAAGAATGGAGATTGCCACTCCATTGTTCGGGGAAAAAGGATGGAATGAAGAGGATTACTACTCAAGAATGATGATTCTATCCTATTTATTCCATCATGTTTCATTTTGTTTGATCtattttttccccttttaataTCTAAGCAATACACTGTTTACTCATTCCCTTCTATTCCCTTCCATTCCATTCCATTACTTTCTACTGTTCCAAACATAGCCCAATGTTGATGTACTCccattttgtttttttcttttcttccccatTCCCCCTGCCAAATTTGTTTCCCTAGGTTATATAAGAACTTCAGGGTTCTGGCCATGTTTGGGTGCCATTCTcgacaaagattttttttttaaatgattttttttaaaagatcttttacaaaagtaaaagtgatttcatgtttggatatctcatgtaaaaagatatttttagctattaattatgtttgggtaaaagaagaaaaaagtaattttttgttcatttattatgtgaaaaaatatttttttaaagaaaaaatatcttttaaaaaaagatgtaaattgtagcttttcaaaaaagattttttttttaattgttctagTGTTTgtacttttactattagaaatttgtcatacacactaaaaataaaaaaagattttttttcattgaaaaaatatctttttcttatcgatttaatggcgcccaaacaagcaCTCTAGCACTCTGTACCTTTTTTGTAATATTATGATTATTGTGTGCTTCGTAGAACTTGTGTAATGATGGGTTTATATTTAGATTCAATTAGTTCTGCTGACTTTTGGTCTTGTGGTTGATGTTTGGTTCTCTTTATCTGCATGTTATTTCAGGCAAAAGTGAAATCCCAACAGAGAGCTGAAGCAAAGGCTCAAGCTAAGGCTCAGGCTCATCACTGAAAGGAATGAGAGCCTTGGGGCCCTCTGTCCCATGGCTTGAGTAGGATGcggaaataattaattacaagaaACTGTACCATGttttcctctcaatttttttaaaaaagcttTCTGGTTTTAGGTTTTGATATTGATACAGCATTTGAGTTAAGTGAACTATGAAAAGAAATTTCAATTATCGTGGTTTTGCGATGTTTTAATAAGTAGCCTGCCTTATTTCGAGTTCCCAATTTATATTCTCAAGCCCCGTGCTCCTGCCTTAGTTGTTGTTAACTTGAAACCTGAAAAGAGGATTTTGTTCGCCAAATTCTCGTGTCTGACGCCCTGAATTCTTAGTTTAACTCATTTTGCATTTTGAAATTTCACATGCATTGTTAAATCAGGCCAATGATCTCAAAATAAGTATTCATAGTTTTACTTTGCCAATGGTGAGTCCTTTTGATAAAGTGCTATAATTATTAAGCTTTTATAACAAATAGATTTTGTATTAGTCCCTTGTTTTCAAGCTACATCAAGGGGAAGAAGCTCTCTAAGGTAATCTAAGTGAGTCAGTTTGAATGAAGGTTTAATAATAACCTTTGGATTCTTAGTTATCTATTTAATGAGACTACTTCACAGGACCAGGAGGGATGAGTCTGTCAATACTAggatgtcttttgaagttgtgtATGCCTTCCCCAATTAGTAGATTACAATACTTAATGCACATAACAAGCGAAGCTTCCCCCCTTGTGATCAAAGATTGCTATGTATTAATCGTTCCTGTTATATTGGGGATTTGAGGTTGATGGAATTTACCTCTTCAAATAACCTAGTGAATATGCTAACCATGTGGCACCAAGTATATTACCAGGTGGTGCTTTAACTTTACAGCCC
Coding sequences:
- the LOC112736954 gene encoding uncharacterized protein, which gives rise to MAPPPGPYSGTSTLALVARASAFSFGLVYGSIKLKYLKAKVKSQQRAEAKAQAKAQAHH